GCGGCACCGGTGGTAGTAGGTATGATGGAGTAAGCGGCGGCCCGGGCCCGGCGCAGATCTTTGTGGTTGGCGTCCAGTATTTTCTGGTCGTTGGTGTAAGAGTGAATCGTTACCATCAGGCCTTTGACAATACCGAAGCTCTCATGTACAACCTTGGCTGCCGGTGCTAAGCAGTTGGTGGTGCAAGAGGCATTGGAGATTATGTTATGTTCGGCCGGATTATACTGCTGGTCATTTACTCCCATCACCACTGTTATGTCTTCACCTTTGGCCGGAGCCGAAACAACAACTTTCTTGGCCCCGGACTTCAGATGATACTCCAGCTTTTCCCGCTCGCGCAGCTTACCAGTGGACTCCAGTATAACATCGGCCCCCACTTCAGCCCACGGGAAGTCGTAGGAATCGCGGATGTTAAAGGTGCGAATCTCGGTCTCGTCCATCCGAATACCGTTTTCAGTGGCTGTCACCTCATGATGCAAGGTGCCGTACAAAGAATCGTACTTGAGCAAATGGGCCGACATGGCATTGTCGCGCACACCGTTTATAGCCACCACTTCTATCGCTGGATTAGAAAGAGCTGCTCGTAAAAACAGTCTTCCGATCCGACCAAAACCATTGATAGCTACTTTGATTGTCATGAACTATCCTTCCTTTCCTGAGTCTGTGTTGTTACTGAAAACCCTAGCGCAGAGATACCAGGGGGCCTCCCCTCCTTTCGATGCAGCTGAGCATTGCCACCAAAGCTCCTTCGTCGGTTACCAGCGTTGTGGCGGGAAAATCGTAGGACAGCACGGCCAGCATAGCTTCCGCCTTACTGCTACCGCCGGCCACGGCAATAACGTGCCCGATTCGTTTGATATGCTCCAGCTTAAGGCCGGTGCTAGGGGTTACATAGACAATCTCCCCTTGACGATTGAAGTAGTAGCCAAAAGTCTCACCCACAGCACCCACCCGGTCCAACAGCATCACCTGATCAGGGCGCAGATTCCGCCGCTTGGCCATGGCCCGAGCTTCACCAATCCCCAGGAGAAGAATGGAAGCGGAACGCACCACCTCCAGAACCTCACGGATTTCCGGCTCTTGGGCGACAACTGCCGCCGCTTTTGCACCCAAGCTGTCCGGTAAATGGAGCAAGCGGTAATTGGCGTTGAGCTTGGCGGCAATCTTGGCGGCGATGCTTCCAGCCTGTTTGCCCAAGTCTTCACCCATGCCACCGCGGGCCGGCACTACCGTCAAGGCACCGTGAAAATTGGCCGGAATCAGAGCCGTCGCCACGGCTGCCAACGTGGTACCCCCCGATACAGCCAGCACCATGTCCTGGGCCAGAATGGACTTAAGATACTGGGCCGCAGCTCGACCCATGTCTTGTTGCACCAGCTCGCTCTTATCACTGTCACCCGGTACGGCAATAACACGTTCCAGCCGGAGATGACGGGCCAAGGTCGATTCGGCTTCGGACAAATCATGTAGTTCCCGCATGTAAACATCTAACTCTTCCACTAATTGCTGGCCCTGGGAAGTAAGAATCATGCCCAGGCTGCTGGTGGCAATGAAGCCCTGCTCGCGCAGGAATTCCACCTCCGAACGCAGCTTGCGTTCGGTGGTATCCATTTCCTTGGCTAATACCCGGCGTCCGATGGGCATGAGTAAAGAGATAGTTCGGAGAATAGTATACCTCCGACTAAGAACCTCTATCAGTTCCGGTACTAGGCGCTGTTGCAACTCAGATGCTGTCCGCATGGTACTTTTTCTTGAGGGTCGCAGTGCGTCCCGCGTTTGCATTATTTGTCCCACATAAGCCAAGAAAAACGGCCTCCTCCCGCTTCCTAGGTGTTAATTCTTCGTCGGGAAAGAAAATCCTGCCTAATGGCACAGTTTTTTAATAGCGACGCCGGCAGCCTGAGGACGGGATATTGGCTTCCTGACGATACTTGGCCACTGTCCGGCGTGACACGCTGATACCCCGACGAGCCAGTAGCTCGGACAACTGTTGATCGCTGTAAGGTTTATAGGGATCTTCCTGACTCACCAAATCGGCCAGCAGCCGCTTCACCGATTCGGCTGCTGCGCCTTTACCGTTGGCACTTTCGACCCCGCTGTCGAACAATACCCGTAGCGGAAAGACTCCATGGGGAGTCTGGATATATTTATTGGCCGTAGCCCGACTGACCGTGGATTCATGGACATCTATTTCCACTGCCACCTCCCGCAGCGTTAGCGGGCGTAAGTGGCGGACCCCGTAATCGAAAAACGGACGTTGCAACCGGAGCAATGTTTCTACAATTCGATAGATGGTCAATCGTCGCTGTTCAATACTGCGAATAAGCCAGACCGCTGAATTGAGCTTGGTCTCCACATATCTCTTGGTCTGACCGTCCACGTCTTCAGGACTAGTTAGGATACGACGGTAATGATTGCTCACATGAAGCCTATTGCCCACCGCATCGTTCACCAGGATCACATATTCGTCTCCTACCTTCTGCACCGTGATGTCCGGGGCAATGTAATGAACTTGGTCGCCGTCACTGTATTGACGACCGGGTTTAGGATCTAAAGTTCGGATAAAATCGCGGATGGCCTGCACCTGCAGCAGCGACAAATTCAGCTCCTGGGCTATGCGTCCCAATCTGCCCTCGGCCAAATCAGGCAAATAGTAAAGAATAACCTGCCGTATCTCCGGTGTCAGGCAGCCCAGGGATTCGGCTTGAATCAGTAGGCATTCCTCGAGGCTTCTGGCTCCCACTCCTTTGGGTTCCAACTGTTGAATAGCCTTAACAATTCGTAAAACCTTGGCTCGCGATTGCCGCAGTTGGTCGGCAATTTCGGCTATACTCAAGCGCAAATAGCCATATCCGTCCAAACAGCCGATAATAAACTGGCCCATTTGTTTCTCTTCCGGGGTTCGGGCCACCAGTCTCCAATCAGCCAGCAAGTGTTCGGCCAATGTCTGTTCACGGCTGAGGAAATTGTCCCAGGCAGGCCCTTCCCGGGAGAAGTTAGTCCTGGGTACAAAGCCGAGATCACTGGTATCGCGAAAATACTCGGCCCAATCCGGCTCAGCCTCCGGCAGCTCTGGCTGGGAGTCGTCTTCTTCCAACTCCAGGAGTGGATTTTCTTCCAGTTGTTCTTGAACATATGTCAGCAGTTCTTGGGTCGGCATCTGCAAAATGGCAATAGCTTGGCACAGTTCCTGGGTCATGATCAGTTTTTGGGTTTGCTCCAGAACAAGGCTATGTGCCACACCCATCCTTTTCGTACCCCTCTCCCCGCCTAACCTTTCCGGCTCCGGGCTTTTTTCTATTTACGCCCGCTACATCGCCCTGTCACCTACG
The window above is part of the Bacillota bacterium genome. Proteins encoded here:
- the gap gene encoding type I glyceraldehyde-3-phosphate dehydrogenase — its product is MTIKVAINGFGRIGRLFLRAALSNPAIEVVAINGVRDNAMSAHLLKYDSLYGTLHHEVTATENGIRMDETEIRTFNIRDSYDFPWAEVGADVILESTGKLREREKLEYHLKSGAKKVVVSAPAKGEDITVVMGVNDQQYNPAEHNIISNASCTTNCLAPAAKVVHESFGIVKGLMVTIHSYTNDQKILDANHKDLRRARAAAYSIIPTTTGAAKSVALVLPELKGKLNGYALRVPTPTVSIVDLTVELSKEVSVEEINQAFKTAADGALKGILGYTEEPLVSCDFRGSSISSIVDGELTQVIGNLAKIVAWYDNEWGYTCRCVDLVAAIGKKGY
- the rpoN gene encoding RNA polymerase factor sigma-54, whose translation is MGVAHSLVLEQTQKLIMTQELCQAIAILQMPTQELLTYVQEQLEENPLLELEEDDSQPELPEAEPDWAEYFRDTSDLGFVPRTNFSREGPAWDNFLSREQTLAEHLLADWRLVARTPEEKQMGQFIIGCLDGYGYLRLSIAEIADQLRQSRAKVLRIVKAIQQLEPKGVGARSLEECLLIQAESLGCLTPEIRQVILYYLPDLAEGRLGRIAQELNLSLLQVQAIRDFIRTLDPKPGRQYSDGDQVHYIAPDITVQKVGDEYVILVNDAVGNRLHVSNHYRRILTSPEDVDGQTKRYVETKLNSAVWLIRSIEQRRLTIYRIVETLLRLQRPFFDYGVRHLRPLTLREVAVEIDVHESTVSRATANKYIQTPHGVFPLRVLFDSGVESANGKGAAAESVKRLLADLVSQEDPYKPYSDQQLSELLARRGISVSRRTVAKYRQEANIPSSGCRRRY